The DNA region TATGTAGTGTGCCACACAATTTGTTACTATTGGTTATAAATTAAGTGTCACATGACTTTTTCGTGTGTCTCGTTTTTAAATGTTCTTAATTTCACATTCTGTTATTACTTAACGTCGATTCCATATTTAAAATGGATCGTTATTGCTGTTGTGCTTGCGACTAGATCAAGATGTTTCACGAATGACTTTTCTACAAATCATTTGAATCCTTTTTTTAGTTTAACCTGGAATTTCAAGAATACACACGTTTCTTACTCATAAAAAGGCTATTAAAATTTTTGTACTATTATTTAGCAGATAACTATAGGgactttaataattattttttttaaattaacgaAATAGCGTGATTGGTTCCCTTCAACCACTACGACCTGAACAATATATTATGCATCATCAAGCTGGTTTGATTAAACAACAAGAGATGTTAATTTTAAATCCACAAACTAGCGATGTATTAAGTGATCAATATTCATCACATCATCAAACAAATACAATAACAACAGGTGGCACACATCACTTCGCTAGAAATATAGCATCGAATAATTCTGTGGTAGTTCCTACAGGCGGAAATGTTAGTGGTCCTCCAGTTGGATCTGGAACAGTAGCAGGTCAACAGAAAGGTTCTACTGTTTATCCTAAAACTGGTCAAAATCCTATTGATGGAGGAACAAATGGAGGTGTTGGTGCTAACAGCAGTGGAAATGCTGGTGGTGGCCCTGGAAAAAGTGGAGCTTTAGTTGGTGGTGGTTTGGATAGATCTCGACAAGTATATAATATGTTTGAATGTCAAATGTCACAACTTACAGTATTTTTGGATCGTGCACTTATATGTAGACGTATTAGACCACGTTTCAATGCATCGGATATTACAGAAGTTGTTTTTGAGCATTTATCACCAGCTATTGATAAAGATTCTATTCGGTAAGTTTAATTTTCTTGTTTTGTATTTTACTGTTTATAGTAAAACTTTGTTTTAGAAAGTGTTGCTTTTTTAACTTATCATTAACAGAAGAATAAAAATCAATGTTTTAAGTTACGTAACTATTATgggtttattaattatttatctggCAACGCTCTGGTATCATTTGAAAAAAGTGCAGTGACAAACACCAATATGTATCTGTGTCATCATTAGTTTGGAACTTATTCATAATGGATAATCTTAACCTTTTTTACTATTTAGTATCTAATGTATGACATGTGATATTTGGGCGACTGGATTTTCAAAGTTCAGTATGTGACTATTAGAAAAAAGTGTTCCATTTATTCTGATTGAGGTTATTCCCaacattttcattattcaataactGTGTTGTATTCAGTACATTCGACCATTTTCCCCCTCATTTAATGATAAGCTGCTACACATAAGAGTatagttttcatttttaatgtttcatttcAAACCCTCACTTTAACTATATTTATGCTTTACATACATGATGTTACGCTGCGCTACACTGACATGTTGGTTGTACATAGTTTTGTATACATTCAGAGgcttaaaaaaaatgaaattgttaGTATAAATTACGCTTCAATCAGTAACATTCACTCATTGAATAGTTGAAGAAAATAACCGAAAATACTGAGTATATTAACCATCATTTATTTAGTTAGGAATTAATCTATATAAAGTCATAAAGTCATTAAGCAATATATTCTTCAAAGTTTTCCcagtgaatatatattttaaatgaaatatgtCGTTCATCtatttcagtaatatttttGTGATCTTATTTTGTACTTATTATTAATCTTGACTTTAAAAAAAAGTCTTTCTGTCTTATAAATATACTTTAAATAGTAATCAGTCatatattaataagtttttatAGAAATAACAACTCACCTTATTTCCAATAAATCCAATTTAGTTTCATAaatcaattttatattttaagtaCAATAAAGTTCATTTAGTAAGTGGTAGTAACAACATTTGAATTGTGACTAacgtaaatttattattatgtatacTTGAGGTTAACAGTATAGAAATTAATGACATCAGTTACTAAGTATATAAGATAGTTATCCTTCAGTGAAGGGAGTTAGTTATGCACTTAGTGTTAGAATTGCATTGTACTCTCTTTGGATTAAAACAAATGGTAACTGTCATGATCAACTGTCACTATCACATGAATCCGAGTAGCATCTTTACTTAACTGGTTTTTCATACAGACAAATATTAAGTAATAACTCGATTTATAGtataaaaaattattagaaGAGATGGATgttggctaacagtggaatccaagacgggagtttcatcttatttggaactcgtctttggttagatgtacctgcatcctagaattgatgttcactaaAATCTTATAGCAGTACGAAACAACTGGTTTTCAATGGCACGACCTACAAGTTAAATCAATCTACATAAAACTCCACCAGCTGAAGTTTATATTAATTGATAAATACTCACTTGGTAGTAAGTTGAACAGTATGACTGTCTGAATACTTTGTTTCTGGTATTTCAATTGAGGAGTTCGTTTTTAGCTAAAAAAAGGTACCaatttaacattttaaaatcaCTCATAGTGGTTGTTGACGTTAATAATTTAACTTCTGATGTTATTCAGTTTAGCACTCTATCGGTTTACCTTAACAGTAAATGATCATTAGCAGTGTATTTCTAAAAATCACCATTTGGAGTTGataataaaaagtaaacaaaccatacaaatttaatcattttttaGTGTCACTTCACTtcggtgttgttttacttgtatcttcccattgttatttagtacTGCGATTGACCAGTCTCAACTGCAGtcataaacaacaatgggaagatacaggtaaaacaataccaagtgaatttaaacgtCACCCCATTGTaaaagcaggtggctatcagggctcagtagctaagtcGATATcatgatagcgtttgaagcgaacagtactgggtccgagtcccgaagtgaagatcaactctgcgatgcaggtacatccagctgacgagtcccaaatgggacgaaacgcgcgtcctacactccactgctagccactatccatctttgcttaaaaatcaCTTCACTTTGCttaaactaactaactaaccagATTCCCTTCATTTTTTCCCTCTCTTGAAACTGATTCTTttctaaatttaattttaatcaaattgAACAGTTTTCCCACATTTATTCAgttaaatttatgaaataagGTTCGAAGTTAATTAActaattttcttaaaattaaataatctacATTTTAAAGAACAATTAATTTCTCTatccctattattattattcttattattattttacatttgCTTGTCTCAGGAATTATCACATCGCCAAGTTGACTAGTTCATGTTTACTCTTCATGTAGCAATAATATATTCTTCTACAGTTTTGGTGAGTTATTCTGTTCAGTTGTAATGATTTTTATCATGAAACTGGACCACATATTTGGATGGAATCGATTGAAATTAACTGAAATCAACTTGTATATAGATGATTACTAAAAAACAATCAGTATGTAGTCtgagcgttttttagcaaggttgtttccTACGTGCTGACCCCATATCCTCCCCCCCCCTTTTACCCAGgtttggaaccggcagtaaccctagaagagctacaggcagagttATGTAATCTGAGATGTGGAACTACAATAAATTGTTCATTCTTTCAATAACaactttatttcaattatttaagaATATATATTATGCTAATCTAATTCCCCCTATCAAACTTCAATGTGGCcgattacctccaaccacctaacatcAAAAATAGTGAACACGATGTAGAGTCACTTGGTCTAGTCGTCACATTAACACTTTATGGATAAGATCTAGCCAACAGTAAAAAGTTAGATAAAAAATGATATTggtcactacccagtgatcaatcggCTGTATGCATCTCATTTCTACAACATGTTAGTTTCTGGCCAAATAGTTGTGATATTGTTTCAGGCTGTGGAATTTAGTGGTACGAAGATGTGAACCTACCAGGTAGCATCGATTCCCTCAAGAATGCAGGTACGCCTCGCTAAGGAGTGCCGAATAGCACAAAACCTAAATCGAGCAGCTTTTCCTGTCGACCAGTCCCAACTATCTATTAATGTTTGATCTATTCTGGTGGTTAAAGACAGGCTTttacttttttaaatttttgatgagaatgataatgacaataataatagtctgAGTTAATATTTGGACAAACATATTTCTCTCCCTATAAAGAATGAAATATTCTCCATTCATTGtatgaattaaaaatatataatttttgtatttttaaaatgttagttTCCGAACAGACTTTTGATTTTGTGGTAACTAATCGCAGTCTGGACTATATAAATCTGTACGTGAAACAATTTATTAGTCAATTGAATGGAGTATGACTTTGACTTATCACTAAAACTTTTACTTGTCTAGTGCTTAACTCAAAGACTTTCAGTAGTGATGATAATATAAAGAAATGAAGTATGTCTTCTAAAGAAATGTACAACACAAGGGGAGAATATAAAGCCGTAtaaaaaatctttaaaaatgaataaatgacatGCTAATTGATTGTTCTCGAACATATTAATAACCGATCATTAACATGAGTTGTCAGTTACATCCATTTCggttattttatgaataatcaaCTCCTACTAAATGATTCCCAAGTTGATAGTATGATGATCAGATAAAGACATGAGAATAATTCAACTTAGGTTATATGTAACATATTCAATGCTATTCCCTCTGTTGTATCCAGAAATTTCGGTTATTTTCCTATTCATTTTGTAAATGGGTATTGTATATTGAAATTTAACTTTcataaaacatttcattttgaGCTATAACGTTTATTTGTGGTTTTTTCTCTGTGTATCGAGCTGTGTTACACTGGAAATATCCATAACCAATAAATCTAGTTacatgaaatgaaatttttgaTGATGCATCAATCATTTACTAgatgaatgaaaaaaataggACTTGAAGCGCTAGGTACAACAAACTTAGTTAACACTGTAAATGTTTTCAGATCATCCCAACACTTAGctgttttttatattttatattgtcTTCCTTTTTATTGGGTTCATCTCTCACTTTTATATTTTTTCATGTAACTTTGTGTCAGTCACCACACTGTGACTATTTGTAAAGTCTCTAATTAGTATCGTGATTGTAGTAAACGAGGAAAACCAAACAGTACTTTTGTAAaacatgaaaatcatacattaaatacgtCGTCTGCATACcttccttcagttgtcctttatATACTTTATCATTCTTCCGATCCTGTTTTTATACTGATTGCTCTTCATTTTCCTTCCCTTTTTTTATTTCACTCTTCCACTAGTAAGCATTCTACTTCCAATTCCttctacatactacttatatctgtcctcATAAGAAGTGCATACCACATGATGTATAGAATGACAAATTCTTTGTTgtcgttgttattattattggccCTAATCAACTGTTACATTAGTTTAATGTTAGAAAAATATTTAGATATATCATGTGATTTTACCTTTGTTCTTTACTTTCATAAACTGCTTCATTATATTGTATTCGCGATCAGTTTAGATAGGAGGAGAGACGAAAATTACGTGTTAAGTATTTTCATGAAAATCAGTTCCAAAATCGATACATTTGTGTTGTGATAAAAATAGAATTTGGCAGTTTAATGATGCCAGAATTGTTTACATCACCTAGTATTTACGTACATTTAGTTTATTTCAGAATATATCTATATTCTTTATACAATATTAAAAAGTACagttcagaaaaaaataattaaatgtttcGTCAAATATGTTCACGGTAGAATAGTTGATGAAATGACATTTGATCTTTGAAGTGTTTGATTTGTCCAATAAACTAAACAATcacaatttcaatagtttagatcatgagtcaattgaagctagaccaccatggaaaacctggaagcactggacggccatttcgtcccataaATTAGTCTAAATGAGTTGTATTACACTATGGTAGAAATTAAAAGCAGCCCCTAAGTAATATGTCGTggaaattttattgaaatcacaaTGTTTATCAAATGATTGATATGAATTTGATAAAAATTAACATATTTGGTAATCCCATGAAGTAAAATCACGTTAGCCAACCACTTATTTTATCCCTTGTGAAATTCAGTTGATATTATTGGTTTGATTAATTTTAGTGATTTCAATCTTTGGTCCAAttgatatttaatattaattggctagaaaaatatttattgaacaaAATATTAACTGATTAATGATTTTAGACGGTTACGAATGGCAGTCATCCATTTAAATTTCCTGTTTATTGGAATTTCTTAGTAAGGTCTAGCTGATTGGCTGTGTAATGATTATTGGGACACAGTATCTCAATAAATTTTGTACTTTAGTTAACCATATGGGTGGTATTAGAAGTTTTGATGTTATGTGATTGTAGGTAGTTTG from Schistosoma haematobium chromosome ZW, whole genome shotgun sequence includes:
- a CDS encoding hypothetical protein (EggNog:ENOG410VFG8~COG:S), yielding MHHQAGLIKQQEMLILNPQTSDVLSDQYSSHHQTNTITTGGTHHFARNIASNNSVVVPTGGNVSGPPVGSGTVAGQQKGSTVYPKTGQNPIDGGTNGGVGANSSGNAGGGPGKSGALVGGGLDRSRQVYNMFECQMSQLTVFLDRALICRRIRPRFNASDITEVVFEHLSPAIDKDSIRNYHIAKLTSSCLLFM